A single window of Anopheles moucheti chromosome 2, idAnoMoucSN_F20_07, whole genome shotgun sequence DNA harbors:
- the LOC128296787 gene encoding DNA replication complex GINS protein PSF1-like isoform X2 gives MTTDKGFELIREYERSTDPIPAFNDDGVRSVLEDITKIYQENYLHATTFNQTGDRKFLPLVMYRHNLIKRQKRCALAYLANRLFRLKRLRWHVGPILPPEIKACINEPESVWFNKYSRILAEYMASIHDGYGLNLTNDIKPPKSLYIEVRCLTDYGKFELENGEIVLLKKNSQHYLPKQQCEQLIRQGILQHIT, from the exons ATGACGACCGATAAAGGGTTTGAATTAATAAGAGAGTACGAACGTTCGACCGATCCAATACCAGCGTTTAAC GACGATGGCGTGCGATCAGTACTGGAGGACATAACAAAGATATACCAAGAAAACTACCTACATGC TACAACGTTCAATCAAACAGGTGATCGGAAATTTCTTCCCCTCGTTATGTACCGGCACAATCTGATAAAGCGACAGAAACGGTGTGCGCTGGCGTACCTTGCAAACCGTTTGTTCCGTTTGAAACGTCTCCGATGGCACGTGGGCCCTATTTTGCCGCCGGAAATTAAGGCCTGCATCAACGAACCGGAATCGGTGTGGTTCAACAAGTACTCGAGAATACTCGCCGAATATATGGCCTCCATCCACGACGGGTACGGGTTGAATCTGACGAACGACATCAAACCACCGAAATCGCTCTACATCGAGGTTCGTTGTTTGACCGAttacgggaagtttgagctgGAAAATGGAGAGATTGTACTGCTCAAGAAAAACAGCCAGCACTATCTACCGAAGCAACAGTGTGAACAGTTAATTCGGCAAGGCATTCTACAGCACATTACGTAG
- the LOC128296785 gene encoding calpain-7-like, producing the protein MTSEGEIRSILSRALDADEAGKKDEAIDLYGQAVEKILRLEDREKRDKLNKFAKQALERAEELKGIKYTGQVVPQPSVSHTPTVLQPVRSSAGLVSPSRAGPVLEISGNRHAYTSEEKKVLEHTSHINAKVYVPFMDIDLLEKFHFPMPFTDKDGLLELAPKQKRDLVNWVRVSELCENPQLIVGDHADFYSIRQTIVSDCSFVASLAVASQFEKKFKRRILTSIIYPRNSKDEPIYNPSGKYSIRMHVNGIPRKVVIDDYLPLGRYNQLLCSYSSNKNEFWVSLLEKAYMKLMGGYDFPGSNSNIDLHALTGWIPERALVKSNEPDFNADAVFDRLKEGLSMGRCLVTVATGELTDAEAERTGLVSTHAYAVLDMREVDGVKLLQLKNPWSHLRWRGNYSELDVVHWTPELQRTLGYDPKMAATYDNGVFWIDYRSIMNFFDVFYLNWDPALFQYTYCIHQSWSAGVGPTKDAYNVGDNPQFSLTVPAGRGSVWILLTRHITSIEDFRENHEYITVLVYNSNGKRVYYPTDPPPYIDGVRINSPHYLCKIRLDPGAERRYTLVVSQYEKTATIYYSLRAYSRTKFELKQLGPRYSTVENLNGEWKGKSAGGCLNHPLTYKNNPLYRLHIGPADTSDLVIELRGPKVYQVGLDLTVVSLADDTVTAPFVSQKTGVYRSGFCVLDLEGIPAGVYQVRPSTFLPEQESPFFLKVKSTTNVVVEKLH; encoded by the exons ATGACTAGTGAAGGGGAAATTCGTTCCATTCTTAGCCGTGCGTTAGATGCCGATGAGGCGGGCAAGAAGGATGAAGCCATTGATCTTTATGGACAGGCGGTTGAGAAGATTCTCCGCCTGGAGGATCGAGAAAAGCGTGACAAGTTGAATAAGTTCGCAAAACAGGCACTGGAGCGAGCGGAAGAATTGAAAGGAATCAAGTACACTGGACAGGTGGTACCACAGCCATCCGTGAGTCATACACCGACAGTACTGCAGCCAGTGCGAAGTAGCGCAGGTTTAG TTAGCCCTTCGCGTGCCGGTCCCGTGCTGGAGATCAGCGGAAACCGGCATGCCTACACGAGTGAGGAGAAAAAGGTGCTCGAGCATACCTCGCACATTAACGCGAAAGTTTACGTACCGTTCATGGATATTGATCTGCTGGAGAAGTTTCACTTCCCGATGCCATTCACCGATAAGGACGGTTTGCTGGAGTTGGCCCCGAAGCAGAAGCGTGACCTTGTGAACTGGGTACGCGTCAGTGAACTGTGCGAAAACCCCCAGCTGATTGTTGGTGATCACGCGGACTTCTACAGCATCCGGCAGACGATCGTTTCGGACTGTAGCTTTGTTGCTTCGCTGGCCGTTGCGTCTCAGTTtgagaagaaatttaaacGTCGAATTCTTACCTCCATTATCTATCCGCGCAACAGCAAGGATGAGCCGATATATAACCCGAGTGGCAAGTACTCGATTCGGATGCATGTGAATGGAATACCGCGAAAGGTGGTGATCGATGACTACCTTCCGCTCGGCCGGTACAATCAGCTGCTGTGTTCGTATTCGAGCAATAAGAATGAATTTTGGGTGTCGTTGCTGGAGAAAGCGTACATGAAGCTGATGGGAGGGTACGATTTTCCCGGTTCGAACAGT AACATCGATCTTCACGCGTTGACCGGTTGGATACCGGAACGAGCGTTGGTAAAATCGAACGAACCCGACTTTAATGCGGACGCTGTGTTCGATCGGCTAAAGGAAGGGCTTAGTATGGGCCGTTGCCTGGTAACGGTAGCCACGGGGGAACTGACGGATGCGGAAGCGGAACGTACGGGTCTCGTTTCTACCCACGCCTATGCCGTGCTGGATATGCGCGAGGTAGATGGTGTGAAGCTATTGCAGCTTAAGAACCCCTGGTCCCATTTACGGTGGCGCGGTAACTATTCCGAGCTGGATGTGGTCCACTGGACGCCGGAGTTACAGCGAACACTCGGGTATGATCCAAAAATGGCAGCCACGTACGATAATGGAGTGTTCTGGATCGACTACCGTTCGATAATGAACTTTTTCGACGTGTTCTACCTGAACTGGGATCCGGCACTGTTCCAGTACACGTACTGCATTCACCAATCGTGGAGTGCGGGCGTGGGACCGACCAAGGACGCCTATAACGTGGGTGACAATCCACAGTTTAGCCTCACGGTACCGGCCGGCCGTGGTTCGGTTTGGATACTGCTGACACGCCACATCACCAGCATTGAGGATTTTCGCGAAAACCACGAATACATCACGGTGCTGGTGTACAACAGCAATGGGAAACGCGTGTATTATCCGACCGATCCGCCACCGTACATCGACGGGGTGCGCATCAACAGTCCGCACTACCTGTGCAAGATCCGGCTCGATCCTGGTGCGGAACGTCGTTACACGCTGGTGGTGTCACAGTATGAAAAAACTGCCACCATCTACTACTCGCTGCGGGCGTACAGTAGAACGAAGTTTGAACTGAAACAGCTTGGCCCGCGCTATTCGACGGTGGAAAAT CTCAACGGtgaatggaagggaaaatcgGCGGGCGGGTGTTTGAACCATCCGTTAACGTACAAGAATAATCCACTATACCGCCTGCACATCGGGCCGGCCGATACGAGTGATCTGGTCATCGAGCTGCGCGGCCCCAAGGTGTACCAGGTGGGGTTGGATTTGACGGTGGTATCGTTGGCGGACGATACCGTCACCGCACCGTTCGTATCGCAAAAAACCGGCGTCTATCGGTCTGGGTTCTGCGTGCTCGACCTCGAAGGTATACCGGCCGGCGTGTACCAGGTACGGCCGTCCACCTTTTTACCCGAGCAGGAATCGCCCTTCTTCCTGAAGGTGAAATCGACGACGAACGTAGTGGTAGAGAAGTTACATTAA
- the LOC128297120 gene encoding protein transport protein Sec61 subunit gamma: MDQLTKFYEPGRSFAKDSIRLIKRCTKPDRREFQKIAIATAIGFCIMGFIGFFVKLIHIPINNIIVGS; this comes from the coding sequence ATGGATCAATTGACAAAATTCTACGAACCCGGCCGCTCGTTTGCCAAGGACTCAATTCGACTGATTAAGCGCTGCACCAAGCCCGACCGCCGGGAGTTCCAGAAGATTGCTATCGCCACAGCCATCGGATTCTGCATCATGGGATTCATTGGTTTCTTCGTGAAACTGATACACATCCCGATCAACAACATCATCGTCGGTTCATAA
- the LOC128296787 gene encoding DNA replication complex GINS protein PSF1-like isoform X1, with protein sequence MTTDKGFELIREYERSTDPIPAFNVCKHSCQGSCVVNRIQILLFFAIFQDDGVRSVLEDITKIYQENYLHATTFNQTGDRKFLPLVMYRHNLIKRQKRCALAYLANRLFRLKRLRWHVGPILPPEIKACINEPESVWFNKYSRILAEYMASIHDGYGLNLTNDIKPPKSLYIEVRCLTDYGKFELENGEIVLLKKNSQHYLPKQQCEQLIRQGILQHIT encoded by the exons ATGACGACCGATAAAGGGTTTGAATTAATAAGAGAGTACGAACGTTCGACCGATCCAATACCAGCGTTTAACGTGTGTAAACACTCGTGCCAAGGGAGTTGCGTAGTGAATCGGATTCAAATTCTCCTTTTCTTTGCCATTTTCCAGGACGATGGCGTGCGATCAGTACTGGAGGACATAACAAAGATATACCAAGAAAACTACCTACATGC TACAACGTTCAATCAAACAGGTGATCGGAAATTTCTTCCCCTCGTTATGTACCGGCACAATCTGATAAAGCGACAGAAACGGTGTGCGCTGGCGTACCTTGCAAACCGTTTGTTCCGTTTGAAACGTCTCCGATGGCACGTGGGCCCTATTTTGCCGCCGGAAATTAAGGCCTGCATCAACGAACCGGAATCGGTGTGGTTCAACAAGTACTCGAGAATACTCGCCGAATATATGGCCTCCATCCACGACGGGTACGGGTTGAATCTGACGAACGACATCAAACCACCGAAATCGCTCTACATCGAGGTTCGTTGTTTGACCGAttacgggaagtttgagctgGAAAATGGAGAGATTGTACTGCTCAAGAAAAACAGCCAGCACTATCTACCGAAGCAACAGTGTGAACAGTTAATTCGGCAAGGCATTCTACAGCACATTACGTAG
- the LOC128296786 gene encoding peroxisome biogenesis factor 2, whose protein sequence is MMGTTNQNTAKIKTNFVPRVNQLDSIQLDNEITNLLRQQIQNVLQVLPPGLLSHLQPEINFVLNSALWNFSIRTSYATFGQQMLSITYEKDQLPVEKLAFHYFLTIALPYAKEICQYRLTSWSRLQKLVLLTENALVLFNLVNFFKFLRSGTRPSLLDCLLRINHRSLDGAKRRNIGYSYMTRELVWAGFMELLGITIPFVNYHALKRNIRNLLRLETPHRQDERVELNTETKCAYCNERVILPHHMGCKHVFCYLCLKGNQLADAGFQCNVCDFRSDTFRKVVVL, encoded by the exons ATGATGGGAACCACAAACCAGAACACTGCAAAgattaaaacaaactttgtgcCCCGGGTGAATCAG CTCGACTCTATACAGCTGGACAATGAGATAACAAACCTTCTGCGGCAGCAGATACAAAACGTTCTGCAGGTCCTACCG CCCGGTTTATTGAGTCACCTGCAGCCGGAGATCAATTTTGTGCTAAACTCCGCACTATGGAACTTTTCGATCCGTACTTCATACGCTACCTTTGGACAGCAGATGCTTTCAATCACCTACGAGAAAGATCAACTACCGGTGGAAAAGTTAGCATTCCATTACTTTCTAACTATAGCCTTACCATACGCCAAAGAAATCTGCCAGTATCGTTTAACCAGCTGGTCACGGTTGCAAAAGCTGGTACTGCTGACAGAGAATGCTCTGGTTCTGTTTAATCTGGTcaacttttttaaatttctacgATCGGGTACGAGGCCTTCGCTGCTGGACTGTCTGTTGCGTATCAACCATCGGTCGTTGGATGGAGCAAAGCGTCGGAATATCGGTTACTCGTACATGACGCGTGAGTTGGTTTGGGCTGGCTTTATGGAGCTGCTCGGAATCACCATTCCCTTCGTAAACTATCATGCATTGAAGCGAAATATAAGGAATTTGTTGCGGCTCGAAACGCCACATCGACAGGACGAACGGGTTGAGCTGAATACGGAGACAAAATGTGCGTACTGCAATGAACGAGTAATTCTTCCACATCACATGGGCTGCAAACATGTGTTTTGTTATCTGTGCTTAAAAGGGAACCAGTTAGCTGATGCCGGATTCCAGTGCAATGTGTGTGATTTTCGAAGTGACACATTCAGGAAGGTTGTAGTTTTGTAA
- the LOC128299639 gene encoding uncharacterized protein LOC128299639, giving the protein MAPVPSIGVASSSSVSCITEIFLNDTPNHLTPATMVMLRAYQMYRDADICDFTITINDSEDGKFDDVVVRYTFVQHWRKEALFIDAKDWYIPAYEHEHGTERVITKETLMSNADAGAKHSIAKYFISFLHVKPLNNWEDVDKYVVCTNSRLEHAAVNYFNELVPENNHILSFTNALSSICYQLNPNKLPNDYDNQLKDACLKVLAELMVSHIVHRKLISDETPLFDVNRDSRITTRLADFYKAFILVCCPHGEKSLHNKTLWEIKQLSKTSSNAEQETIFKELQNKLMDALQNKKPIGPHCVGDAINITMHAGNMLKFVTCKYLQSLKEQCSMFIINRDRLKMTGLYTDLLSGYSRDILPYRGNGDVVLSMATIAQTLELVPSCEAVFIDSINPEIAQHLDQLLMQPSDVFQSSLIVIAIAAKLDNATQHRLERLIANGDATWKQRTTVKIIVLQQSTIDHHGEILVSDLTSDCRQELYERYATLHLFGTRTTLDAMVLPTDSLAHLKYVLDTSNDTQGKENVNIHQQRYDKIHSWYIHREINSRYTFNYCNFCTSISKHLTEECFELDSYQFHELKKFQRWRNTFHSSRQKEHHYNLWETEEKITNLDDVSGAGKTAYFTWLARDLQAQFPSLYVMHFNAAEHSSSLEWLAFDDLPIKIDTEVIRMLFRLYRLACTDRHVDARLTLEDIHEERRLTDRLAKLITIADGMVLLDESQASKLALTSNQLIQLRLFQEKVYLWQVVFMLDGVDEVETSLRTPMLRFVGVLADIGGARKIFVSTIKTRHVFRFPYAYTCELKPFYEDDASLLLHNLLLQQLNGYRHYVEKQTQNALLPFLYYVVSDAMRQDQNIPLLLYMAYSRYLPAIKRCVNFKKRLVHGSIRTHLRNIDTFLVLKQFIDEQLGTKSLLPPGVTNKKLAILNTPKRQLALLAVHTVLDKQYTDRLLTADERTNAMKLARDCNVGKLKVEFLTTNRDGTARFTNKLFAEYFAACWLFENRSRLGSKRNVKFACKIMVTSNSPLRWMFDRISIEGCAGTYAHSLLCWCVAQRHNSMSYFIEVQRLDHVPGKDATGRTILHWLSSVANRSLAMLFEIIPTEQIDAKDELFHWSALDYAFAAEQWPIMRNLIQLGAKVNIDVWVDQLRSYDLVELFNRMAQLEHRLMRRRDIYSSEGKIINDGVLARHVLSAVNSGIVQHLLYEKNIDIRKPLAELSDLNVLEYCAKRNLFRLLEHFISFADASNQLLGVIGPRLYELSIEHNAYNVAIYLMDQCGFRSNIITEHDRSKCICEWECICQYEASDFLLFTMELKNMELFRLFFNKFCAQCQYTCTKDEDIVEESFRSTRTNLRQIPDDVNRRFMQTIAIVLSESLHRTNFDIIDYVVQKIKRVSNRFLRDVIRMVSCQKSVLPAASSSLFNYLLDRTDDLQAVNDAGQTLLHTVGATGCTVMVRCLLDRGFDPLNACTKLKQNVLHYVAREVEDRHAVKMYHQLLPYCSIDQFNVPNNKGYDVCDIAIMNRKYRLARVLIHTLANGSSTQIRVSAVLDSFKRLLQENAKILGFLKSSLENTYDDWKDVYAIIHHRMPVV; this is encoded by the exons ATGGCGCCTGTACCATCCATTGGGGTCGCTTCTTCGTCAAGCGTAAGTTGCATCACGGAAATCTTTCTAAACGATACACCCAACCATTTAACGCCAGCAACGATGGTTATGTTGCGAGCCTATCAAATGTATCGAGACGCTGACATATGCGACTTTACGATCACAATAAACGATTCGGAGGATGGAAAATTCGATGACGTCGTAGTAAGGTACACATTCGTGCAGCATTGGCGCAAAGAAGCATTGTTTATAGACGCGAAGGATTGGTACATACCCGCTTACGAGCATGAACACGGAACGGAACGTGTTATTACGAAGGAAACCTTAATGTCTAACGCAGACGCAGGAGCTAAACATTCGATAGCCAAATATTTCATCTCCTTTCTTCACGTCAAGCCCTTAAATAATTGGGAAGACGTTGATAAATACGTTGTGTGTACTAACTCACGGCTCGAACATGCAGCTGTAAACTATTTCAACGAGCTGGTACCTGAAAATAATCACATTCTATCGTTTACTAACGCTCTGTCCTCGATATGCTACCAGCTTAATCCTAACAAATTACCTAACGATTACGATAATCAACTAAAAGACGCCTGCTTGAAGGTCCTAGCAGAGCTAATGGTTTCACACATTGTCCATCGCAAATTGATCTCGGACGAAACCCCACTGTTTGACGT CAATCGTGATTCACGAATAACTACTCGTTTGGCCGACTTTTACAAGGCGTTCATCCTGGTGTGCTGCCCGCACGGTGAGAAATCGTTGCACAATAAGACGCTGTGGGAGATAAAACAGCTCAGCAAGACATCATCCAACGCGGAACAGGAAACGATTTTTAAAGAGCTTCAGAATAAGCTAATGGATGCACtgcagaacaaaaaaccaatcGGCCCACACTGTGTAGGAGATGCGATAAACATTACGATGCATGCCGGGAACATGCTGAAGTTCGTAACATGCAAATACTTGCAATCACTGAAGGAGCAATGCTCTATGTTCATCATTAATCGCGATCGTCTTAAAATGACGGGACTATACACGGATCTCTTAAGCGGCTATTCGCGTGACATTTTGCCCTACCGTGGCAATGGTGATGTTGTGCTTAGTATGGCGACCATAGCGCAAACACTAGAGCTCGTACCATCATGTGAGGCTGTGTTTATCGATAGCATCAACCCAGAGATCGCTCAACACCTTGATCAGCTACTGATGCAACCCTCTGATGTATTTCAATCTTCGCTCATTGTAATAGCTATAGCGGCAAAGCTAGACAATGCCACGCAACATCGCCTGGAGAGACTGATTGCAAACGGCGATGCAACATGGAAACAGCGAACCACCGTGAAGATAATTGTACTGCAACAATCAACTATAGATCATCACGGCGAGATCCTCGTATCTGACCTCACAAGCGATTGTCGGCAGGAGTTGTACGAACGGTACGCGACCCTGCATCTGTTTGGCACACGCACTACGCTCGATGCAATGGTTTTGCCGACCGATAGTTTGGCACACTTAAAGTATGTACTGGACACTAGCAACGACACCcaagggaaggaaaatgtcAACATACACCAACAAAGATATGACAAAATCCATTCCTGGTACATTCATCGTGAAATTAATTCAAGATATACATTTAATTACTGCAATTTCTGCACCAGTATAAGTAAACACCTGACCGAAGAATGCTTCGAGTTGGATTCTTATCAGTTTCACGAATTGAAAAAATTTCAAAGGTGGAGGAACACCTTTCATTCTTCACGGCAAAAGGAACACCATTATAATCTATGGGAAACggaggaaaaaataacaaatctgGATGATGTATCCGGCGCAGGAAAGACGGCATACTTCACCTGGCTCGCCCGGGATCTACAAGCGCAATTTCCATCGCTGTATGTGATGCACTTCAATGCAGCAGAGCACAGTTCATCGTTAGAGTGGTTAGCGTTCGACGATCTTCCAATTAAGATCGATACGGAAGTTATAAGAATGCTATTCCGGCTGTACCGTCTGGCATGTACCGACCGACACGTGGATGCCAGGTTGACGCTGGAAGATATCCATGAGGAACGAAGGCTAACCGATCGCTTAGCGAAACTGATTACCATTGCTGACGGGATGGTGCTGCTGGATGAGAGCCAGGCGAGCAAGTTAGCCTTAACATCAAACCAACTGATTCAGCTACGACTATTCCAGGAAAAGGTTTACCTTTGGCAGGTAGTCTTCATGCTAGATGGAGTAGATGAAGTGGAAACTAGTCTCAGAACACCGATGTTACGGTTTGTTGGAGTTTTGGCGGATATAGGTGGAGCTCGTAAAATATTCGTTTCGACTATTAAGACAAGGCATGTTTTCCGATTCCCATACGCTTACACATGTGAACTGAAACCATTTTACGAGGATGATGCGTCACTGCTGCTACATAATTTGCTTCTCCAGCAGTTGAATGGATATCGTCACTATGTCGagaagcaaacacaaaacgcGTTGTTACCTTTTCTGTACTACGTCGTTTCCGATGCAATGCGACAGGATCAGAATATTCCACTGCTGCTGTACATGGCGTATAGTCGCTATCTACCAGCGATTAAACGCTGTGTAAACTTCAAGAAACGGCTGGTGCATGGAAGCATAAGAACGCACTTGCGAAACATTGACACTTTTCTAGTGCTCAAGCAATTCATCGATGAACAGCTTGgtacaaagtcactactgccaCCTGGTGTAACTAATAAGAAGCTGGCAATACTAAACACGCCGAAACGTCAACTCGCTTTGTTAGCCGTGCACACTGTGCTTGATAAGCAGTACACCGATCGTTTGCTCACCGCCGACGAACGAACAAATGCAATGAAGCTCGCGAGGGATTGCAATGTAGGTAAGCTGAAGGTAGAATTTTTAACGACGAATCGTGACGGCACGGCAAGGTTTACCAATAAACTGTTTGCGGAATATTTTGCCGCCTGTTGGTTGTTTGAAAACCGATCCCGCCTCGGTAGTAAACGTAACGTCAAGTTTGCGTGCAAAATTATGGTAACGAGCAATTCTCCGTTGCGCTGGATGTTCGATCGAATCAGTATTGAGGGCTGTGCAGGAACGTACGCACATAGCTTattgtgttggtgtgttgcCCAGAGGCATAATTCAATGTCTTACTTCATCGAAGTGCAAAGATTAGATCATGTCCCAGGCAAAGACGCTACTGGACGAACGATACTGCATTGGCTGTCGTCGGTTGCCAATAGGTCACTCGCAATGCTGTTCGAAATAATACCAACCGAACAAATCGATGCAAAAGACGAACTCTTCCACTGGAGTGCTCTGGATTATGCGTTTGCTGCCGAGCAATGGCCCATCATGCGCAACTTAATACAACTCGGTGCAAAAGTCAACATCGACGTTTGGGTGGACCAGTTACGCTCATACGATTTGGTGGAGCTGTTCAATCGGATGGCACAACTTGAACACCGGCTAATGCGGCGCAGAGATATTTATTCATCAGAGGGCAAAATCATCAACGACGGCGTACTCGCCCGGCATGTACTAAGTGCAGTAAACAGTGGAATAGTACAACACTTACTTTACGAGAAGAACATTGACATTCGCAAACCACTAGCGGAACTGAGCGATTTGAACGTGTTAGAATACTGTGCAAAGCGAAATCTGTTCCGTTTACttgaacattttatttccttcgccGACGCATCGAACCAACTTCTTGGCGTTATTGGTCCACGTCTGTACGAGCTGTCAATCGAACACAATGCGTACAATGTAGCGATATATCTTATGGACCAATGTGGCTTCCGTTCGAATATCATCACTGAACACGATCGCAGCAAATGCATATGCGAATGGGAATGCATCTGCCAGTACGAAGCATCCGACTTTCTGCTCTTTACGATGGAACTTAAGAACATGGAATTGTTCCGActatttttcaataaattttgcgCACAGTGCCAATACACCTGTACTAAAGATGAGGATATTGTTGAAGAATCATTCAGGTCAACTCGCACAAATTTACGTCAAATTCCAGACGACGTTAATCGGCGTTTTATGCAAACCATTGCAATTGTTCTTAGTGAATCGTTGCACCGAACAAATTTTGACATCATCGACTATGTCGTGCAGAAAATCAAACGGGTTTCTAACCGGTTTTTGAGGGACGTAATTAGAATGGTAAGCTGTCAAAAATCTGTACTACCAGCAGCGTCGTCGTCCCTATTCAACTACCTGCTTGACAGAACAGACGATCTGCAGGCGGTCAATGATGCCGGACAAACTTTACTACACACCGTCGGCGCGACTGGGTGTACCGTCATGGTGCGCTGTTTGCTCGACAGAGGATTCGATCCGCTAAACGCCTGCACGAAGCTGAAACAAAACGTGCTTCACTACGTAGCGAGGGAGGTGGAAGATCGACACGCAGTCAAAATGTATCACCAGCTGCTACCGTACTGCTCGATCGACCAGTTTAACGTACCGAATAACAAGGGATACGATGTGTGCGATATTGCTATAATGAATCGAAAGTACAGATTGGCGAGAGTGTTGATCCATACGCTCGCTAACGGGAGCTCCACGCAAATCCGAGTATCTGCAGTGCTTGATAGCTTCAAGCGATTGTTGCAAGAAAAtgcaaaa ATACTAGGTTTCCTAAAATCCTCACTTGAAAACACATACGATGATTGGAAGGATGTGTATGCCATTATTCACCATCGAATGCCCGTTGTATAA